In the Tautonia plasticadhaerens genome, one interval contains:
- a CDS encoding ISKra4 family transposase: MAAVVCRIDSGFVLQIEVPCKDSMLDAEEAIPEAPNRAGVAATEEALTRFDADGAPIHLGPLKLTSMGKVHKQYQTPYGVATVERHVYQGSKGGKTYCPLDRDARSVVRSTPRFARMIAHKYAEFGAGRVLEDLAENHGRRVAKAFVRDVADAVAPVALAKEEDWQYELPRLDAQVATVTIGLDGTCLLMCEDGWREAMVGSIGFYDKDGERLHTIYTAATPEYGKLTFLERFDREIDRVKAAYPEARYVGVADGARDNWLYLDLKTEVQVVDFFHATQYLWAAADPLFPDDATGLRPWIDSWCHRLKHEPGAARALIAELETRGAALVRKRLPAEVDSALTYFRNQLKGGRMAYAELVAEHIPIGSGMTEAACKVLVKQRLCGSGMRWKERGAAAVLAVRSLAYTPERWAQFWSRVDRSGFPVAA, translated from the coding sequence ATGGCCGCCGTCGTCTGCCGCATCGACTCCGGCTTCGTCCTCCAGATCGAGGTGCCCTGCAAGGACTCGATGCTCGACGCCGAGGAGGCCATCCCGGAGGCCCCCAACCGGGCCGGCGTCGCCGCCACCGAAGAGGCGCTCACGCGATTCGACGCCGACGGCGCCCCCATCCACCTCGGGCCGCTGAAGCTCACCTCCATGGGCAAGGTCCACAAGCAATACCAGACCCCCTACGGCGTCGCCACCGTCGAGCGGCACGTCTACCAGGGATCGAAGGGCGGCAAGACCTACTGCCCCCTGGACCGCGACGCCCGCAGCGTCGTCAGATCGACACCGCGCTTCGCCCGGATGATCGCCCACAAGTACGCCGAGTTCGGCGCCGGCCGAGTGCTGGAGGACCTGGCCGAGAACCACGGCCGCCGGGTGGCCAAGGCCTTCGTCCGGGACGTCGCCGATGCGGTGGCCCCGGTCGCCCTGGCCAAGGAGGAGGACTGGCAGTACGAACTGCCGCGCCTCGACGCTCAGGTGGCGACGGTGACCATCGGCCTGGACGGGACGTGCCTGCTGATGTGCGAGGACGGCTGGCGCGAGGCGATGGTCGGCTCGATCGGCTTCTACGACAAGGACGGCGAGCGGCTGCATACCATTTATACCGCGGCCACGCCCGAGTACGGCAAGCTGACGTTCCTCGAGCGGTTCGACCGCGAGATCGACCGGGTCAAGGCGGCTTACCCCGAGGCGCGGTACGTCGGGGTGGCCGACGGGGCCCGGGACAACTGGCTGTACCTGGACCTGAAGACCGAGGTGCAGGTCGTGGACTTCTTCCACGCGACGCAATACCTCTGGGCGGCCGCCGACCCGCTGTTCCCCGACGACGCGACGGGGCTACGGCCGTGGATCGACTCGTGGTGCCACCGGCTGAAGCACGAACCCGGGGCGGCCAGGGCCCTGATCGCCGAGTTGGAGACGCGGGGGGCGGCCCTGGTCCGCAAGCGGCTGCCGGCGGAGGTCGACTCTGCGCTGACGTACTTCCGCAACCAGCTCAAGGGCGGGCGGATGGCCTACGCGGAGCTGGTCGCCGAGCACATCCCGATCGGCAGCGGGATGACCGAGGCGGCGTGCAAGGTGCTGGTCAAGCAGCGGCTCTGCGGCTCGGGGATGCGGTGGAAGGAGCGTGGCGCGGCGGCGGTGCTGGCGGTGCGGAGCCTGGCGTACACGCCGGAGCGTTGGGCGCAGTTCTGGTCGCGGGTCGACCGCAGCGGGTTCCCGGTGGCGGCGTGA